The Magnolia sinica isolate HGM2019 chromosome 9, MsV1, whole genome shotgun sequence genome contains a region encoding:
- the LOC131256457 gene encoding scopoletin glucosyltransferase-like, with protein MESKEPRVVIFPFMAKGHTIPLLDLSKALSCKGLKITIITTPSNSPFILQSTSNHPKIHTVELEFPIVEGLPKGCENTDQLPSMDLYVPFVRATEQLQRPFEQLLHQMSNGQDLPIFVISGFFLGWTLDVCNIFDVPQLVFHGAGAFALSASKSLTVHAPHKHVCRDDEPFKVPRLPTTTRLTLADLPRRLKLLDPTADPFAKFIMEVHDSDVDSWGVIVNSFVEMEGDYVPALESFYRNGAKVWCVGPILLYKEVEDAEETRDAEAPNKYRASKCMEWLDKRSTSPCSVIYVSFGTQTHISNAQLDEVALGLEISCQPFIWVVRSITWSPPDGMEERIKERGLIIREWAPQRQILAHPAIGGFLSHCGWNSVLESISGGVPILAWPMIAEQRLNAKFVVDELQAGVKIVGCTGAEEGTIIGRGVICKGVEELMGKDRGRRFRGRVKELSRAARQAVHEGGSSDKRLDEMINCLINRAK; from the coding sequence ATGGAATCCAAAGAGCCCCGTGTAGTCATTTTCCCATTCATGGCCAAGGGCCACACCATCCCTTTGCTGGACCTCTCCAAGGCCCTCTCATGCAAGGGCCTCAAGATCACCATCATCACCACCCCATCAAACTCCCctttcatccttcaatccacatCCAACCACCCCAAAATACATACCGTTGAACTCGAGTTCCCAATAGTCGAAGGCCTACCGAAGGGCTGCGAGAACACCGACCAGCTCCCCTCCATGGACCTCTATGTCCCATTTGTACGTGCCACCGAGCAGCTCCAGCGTCCGTTTGAGCAGCTACTGCATCAGATGTCCAACGGCCAGGATCTGCCCATCTTCGTGATCTCCGGCTTCTTCTTGGGGTGGACCCTCGATGTCTGTAACATATTCGACGTCCCTCAACTCGTCTTCCACGGCGCGGGAGCATTTGCGCTTTCTGCGTCCAAGTCCTTGACCGTGCATGCACCACATAAGCATGTGTGCAGAGACGACGAACCTTTCAAAGTGCCAAGGCTCCCAACAACTACCCGGCTGACGTTAGCGGATCTTCCCCGCAGGTTGAAATTGTTGGACCCGACAGCAGACCCGTTTGCTAAATTTATAATGGAAGTCCATGACTCGGACGTGGACAGCTGGGGTGTGATTGTTAATAGCTTTGTTGAGATGGAGGGAGATTATGTGCCTGCTCTAGAGTCCTTCTACAGGAATGGAGCTAAGGTATggtgtgtgggccccatcttgttGTACAAAGAAGTAGAGGATGCTGAGGAGACCCGAGATGCTGAGGCCCCGAATAAATACCGGGCATCTAAATGCATGGAATGGTTGGACAAACGTAGCACATCACCATGTTCTGTAATCTATGTATCATTCGGGACCCAAACACATATCTCCAACGCCCAGCTTGATGAGGTCGCGTTAGGGTTGGAGATATCATGCCAACCGTTCATCTGGGTGGTCAGATCGATAACATGGTCCCCGCCTGATGGAATGGAAGAGAGGATAAAAGAGAGAGGTCTGATCATAagagaatgggccccacaaaggcaAATCCTCGCCCACCCAGCCATCGGAGGGTTCCTGAGTCATTGTGGCTGGAACTCGGTGCTGGAGAGCATCTCAGGAGGGGTGCCGATCCTAGCTTGGCCAATGATCGCCGAGCAGCGCTTGAACGCCAAGTTCGTTGTGGATGAACTCCAAGCTGGGGTTAAGATCGTTGGTTGCACCGGTGCCGAGGAGGGAACTATCATTGGACGGGGCGTGATCTGTAAAGGAGTGGAGGAGCTGATGGGCAAAGATAGAGGAAGGAGGTTCAGGGGGAGGGTTAAAGAGCTGAGTCGAGCCGCGAGGCAAGCCGTACATGAAGGTGGGTCATCTGATAAGAGATTGGATGAGATGATTAATTGTTTAATTAATCGGGCTAAGTAG